Proteins encoded in a region of the Cydia pomonella isolate Wapato2018A chromosome 3, ilCydPomo1, whole genome shotgun sequence genome:
- the LOC133516556 gene encoding uncharacterized protein LOC133516556: MEGIQKSIAELAESFNTTMADFQSQIDKATPESPTVSSVATQFSAFRAFTLKAIESLQQQVELLDQHMDSMEMRSRRKILLIHGVAEATNEDTSARVVDLLKMHLKADLTTDKISRSHRMGRPRSNKTRCILVKFRDISDRNATWSAKTALKGTGVIISEFLTKPRHEVFMAARERFGVRNCYTREGSVFVLVKDGDRRCVTCRADLDKIQVPPPAPAPVAGAVSSAGAAVDQQLTKRTRKQIARS, encoded by the coding sequence ATGGAGGGCATCCAGAAGTCCATAGCAGAGTTAGCGGAGTCTTTCAACACTACAATGGCAGACTTTCAGAGCCAAATTGACAAGGCTACTCCGGAGAGTCCAACAGTGTCATCTGTTGCCACGCAGTTCAGTGCTTTCCGAGCGTTTACACTTAAGGCTATAGAGTCACTGCAGCAACAGGTTGAGCTGCTGGACCAGCATATGGACAGTATGGAGATGCGGTCGAGGCGCAAGATCCTCCTAATTCACGGGGTGGCAGAGGCTACTAATGAAGACACTTCAGCACGGGTTGTGGATTTACTGAAGATGCATCTAAAGGCCGACTTGACCACCGACAAGATTTCCCGCAGCCATCGTATGGGACGCCCGCGCAGCAATAAGACCAGGTGCATTCTCGTTAAATTTAGAGATATATCTGACCGCAATGCTACCTGGTCTGCAAAAACTGCACTGAAAGGGACTGGCGTCATCATCTCAGAGTTCCTGACCAAGCCACGGCACGAGGTATTCATGGCGGCCAGGGAGCGCTTCGGAGTCCGCAACTGCTACACACGAGAAGGCAGTGTATTCGTCTTGGTCAAGGATGGGGATCGTCGCTGCGTAACTTGCCGAGCCGACCTCGATAAGATTCAGGTACCACCGCCTGCGCCTGCGCCTGTCGCTGGTGCTGTCAGTTCGGCTGGAGCGGCAGTTGATCAACAGTTGACCAAAAGGACGAGAAAACAGATAGCTCGTTCTTGA
- the LOC133516559 gene encoding uncharacterized protein LOC133516559, with protein MGVFTSKSPEYEPVLSHEFLCDALTKWYGQPAHYAHCFYLDDLSTSFTSEVVQWKVNTQFEENQHTYAELMLKHHPRNKTRGLSFRSADFFKNEINFYEKLLTELLEFQNSKEISGKYDNHVKLCFTHCDGKNDMICLQDVRTEGFKINEIIDIEHGKLILKTLARFHALSFAFKTENPVKYKTITKEITETYYDERFWSWYKKLWSQICVVAINAIENEYPNSIYVNKIREFAVPKRFKDLTKAVKQNNVILHGDCRSNNYLFKYINEIPVDVKMVDFQQVRCASPVLDVSSVIYSNEALLKDYEGLLKYYHGNLAIRIKELNGEPDVYTFDIFMEDVKKYSYFGLAFSFEAACTKLTYADITNKVCDEWICADVNKYKIVDIADAYEIKNLEKEDRQNLANSIVHCIDNDYI; from the exons ATGGGCGTATTCACCAGTAAAAGTCCGGAGTATGAGCCAGTTCTCAGTCACGAGTTCCTTTGCGATGCACTCACCAAGTGGTATGGACAGCCGGCACACTACGCACATTGTTTC TACCTCGACGACCTATCAACATCTTTCACCAGCGAAGTGGTCCAATGGAAAGTCAACACACAGTTCGAAGAAAACCAACACACATATGCAGAACTCATGCTTAAACACCACCCCAGAAATAAAACCAGAGGCCTGAGCTTCAGAAGCGCAGATTTCTTTAAAAACGAaattaatttctatgaaaaacttCTAACTGAACTTCTAGAGTTCCAGAATTCGAAAGAAATTTCTGGAAAATACGACAACCATGTCAAACTATGTTTCACCCACTGTGATGGAAAGAATGACATGATATGTCTACAAGACGTTAGAACTGAAGGATTTAAAATCAACGAAATAATAGATATAGAACATgggaaattaattttaaaaacattagCGAGATTCCATGCCCTTTCATTTGCGTTTAAAACTGAAAATCCTGTGAAATATAAGACGATAACTAAAGAAATTACTGAAACATACTATGATGAAAGATTTTGGAGTTGGTACAAGAAATTATGGAGTCAAATATGCGTTGTAGCTATAAATGCTATTGAAAACGAATATCCAAATAgcatttatgtaaataaaataagagaatTCGCTGTACCGAAACGTTTTAAAGATTTGACAAAAGCAGTTAAACAAAATAACGTTATTTTGCATGGAGATTGCAGAtctaataactatttatttaaatatatcaatGAAATACCAGTTGATGTTAAAATGGTGGATTTTCAACAAGTTAGATGTGCTAGTCCAGTACTAGATGTATCAAGTGTAATTTATAGTAATGAAGCATTATTAAAAGATTACGAAGGACTTTTGAAGTATTATCACGGAAATTTGGCCATAAGGATAAAAGAACTCAATGGTGAACCTGATGTATAtacatttgatatttttatggaaGATGTGAAGAAATATTCGTATTTTGGTCTCGCATTCAGCTTTGAGGCGGCGTGTACTAAGCTGACGTATGCTGATATAACGAATAAAGTGTGTGATGAA TGGATATGTGCTGacgtaaacaaatataaaatagtcGACATAGCGGATGCCTACGAAATCAAGAATTTGGAAAAAGAAGACCGCCAAAACCTGGCCAATAGCATTGTACACTGTATTGACAACGATTATATTTGA